In Streptosporangiales bacterium, the genomic window TGCAGGAACGGGTCGCCACGTACGAGCGGGAGTTCGCGTCGGAGCGCCGCGACGTCGACCGGCTGGAGCGCGGTGGGTTCGCCAAGCTGATCGCCGATCTCGTCGGCGGCCGGGAGACGAAGCTGGCCACCGAACGCGTCGAGGCGGAGGCCGCCTGGTTGAAGCTCGAGGGCGAGCGCGGCCGGCTGCAGCAGATCGGTGTGGAGCTCACCGAGCTACGGGCAGAGCTCGCCGCACTCGGCGACGCGAGAGAGCGCTACGACTACGCCATGAAGCGCAAGGCCCAACAGCTGGCCGAGCTGGGCGACCCACGCGGGCAGGAACTCAGCCTTGTGCACACCCAGTTCATGACCGCCGACTCCGACCTGCACGAGTACACCGAGGCGCAGCAGGCGGGTATGGCGGCAGGCGGCGTCATCATGCGCATGAACGACCACCTCGGCCACGCCATCCGGGCGAGCCGCCGCGACGTCGTCGGTGAAGTACTCACGTTCTTCGCGCCGTACGCCGACTACTACAAGCACCAGCACAGCAACGCCGCCGACGAGCTGGCCTGGGTCGGGCAGCGCGCCTTGGACAGCTTCAGCCGGGAGCTCGCGGACATCGGCGTGGAGGCGTCGGTGCAGCTGCCCGCGGTCAACACCCGGTGGTTCGCCGACCTGTTCATCGACAACATCGTCTTCGACTGGGCCAGGCACAAGCGGCTGAAGCAGAGCCTGGAAGAGGTCAGCGACATCACCGAATGGCTGATCGCCATGGTGCACTGGCTGAAGCAGCGGTGCGACGAGCTCACCGCGAAGCGCGACCAGCTCACCGCGAGACGCGACGAGCTGCTCGCCGGCGGCTGACCGTCAGCGCGTCGCGCGCAGGAGCAGCACCACGCCGCGCACCACGTCGACGTTCGCCGGCACGGCCACCGCGACCAGCCCCCACAACGGGAAGCCGGACACCGCCGCGACCGCGAAGATGAGCAGCCGGAACTCCCGCCGGAGCAGCAGCCGAACGTCGGTGTCCCTGCCGACCGCGTGCACGTAGGACACGAGCAGACAGCCCGCCGCTGCGGCCAACCCCCAACCGAGCGCGGCCACCGTGGCACCTGCGCCGAACACCAGGCCGACGACGACGGCGAGGTCGGCGTACCTGTCGAGCAGCGTGTCGAGCACCGCGCCCCGTCGGGACGAGCGGCCGCTGACCCGGGCGAGCTCACCGTCCACGCCGTCGAGCGCGCACCCCAGGATGACCCCGATGCCACCGACGACCAGCAACCATCGCTCACCCGTCGCGACCAACGCGGCCGCCGCGAGCGTCAGCACGAAGGCGGCGTACGTGGCGGTGTCCGGCGTGATGCCGGTACGCAGCAGCAGCCGGGTGAACGGGCCGGAGATCCGCCGGGTGAAGACCCGGTTCAGCAGGCTGTCGGTCGGCTTCGGACCGTACCTGCGCCACATCGCCCGTTCCAGCCGCTTGATGCCCTCGGGTGAGTCCACGGCGGCCCAGAAGTCGCCGGTGTCGCACGCGATCACCTCGTGCCCGGCGGCGACCAACCGCTGCCTGAGCGCCACCCAGGACGACGGGGGCGCATCCTCGTCGACGGCGCCGAGCAGGTCCGCGACCTGCACCACGCTCAGGCCCGCGCTGACCGCGTCGAAGTCGGTCAGGTCGTGGCCGAGCGCGCGGATCCTGCCGTCGGCACCGATCCGCAGCCTGGTGGGCCGCCTACCGGCCAGCCCGCCGATCTCCCTGCCGGCGTCCCTGCTGACCGCGAACGCCGACCGCCCTGGCGCAGTGAGCAACCGCCGCACGTCGGCCGGGTCGAAGACGTGGTCGCCCATGACCACCAGGCACCGTTCGGTCGCCGCGGCCCGCACCCCGGCCAGCACCGACGCAGCCGTACCCTCGGTCCAGCTCGGGTCGTGCACGATCTCGGCGTTCGGGTCGCACGCGGCCGCGGCGGCGGCCACCTCGGTGCCCCGCCGACCGACCACGACGAGCACCCGTGCGATCCCCACGGCCCTGAGCACCCGCAGCGAGCGCTCGAGCAGACTGACACCACCGACCCGGCAGAGCATCTTCGGCCGGGCTCCTGACCTGGTGCGGAACTCCGCGCCCGTGGCCAGCAGCACCGCCGTGTCGGGTGCTTCCTGCACGACACCGGACTCTCGTCGTCGAGGCGCACCGGCACGCGCCGGTGGCTTGGGACCAGTGTGCGTACGTGCCGACCTTTCCGCCATGTCGGAAGTATGCAACGGCGACGCCGGTGGCGCCTCCCAGTCGGCCGACCGGGCTAGCGTTTGGAGTTCTCCTGACGCAGCGCACGGGAGATGTCCGCCGCGCAGCGCGCGGAGAGGCGGCCGGCCTGGTCCAGCCGGCTGCCAAGACGCGGGCTCGGTGCCGACACGTTGATCGCCGCCACCACCCGGCCCCGTACGTCCTTCACCGGTGCGGAGCAGCTGACCACCCCCACCTCGAACTCCTCCCGCACCAGGGCGTAACCGCGGTGCTTGACCTCCG contains:
- a CDS encoding NTP transferase domain-containing protein, which codes for MAERSARTHTGPKPPARAGAPRRRESGVVQEAPDTAVLLATGAEFRTRSGARPKMLCRVGGVSLLERSLRVLRAVGIARVLVVVGRRGTEVAAAAAACDPNAEIVHDPSWTEGTAASVLAGVRAAATERCLVVMGDHVFDPADVRRLLTAPGRSAFAVSRDAGREIGGLAGRRPTRLRIGADGRIRALGHDLTDFDAVSAGLSVVQVADLLGAVDEDAPPSSWVALRQRLVAAGHEVIACDTGDFWAAVDSPEGIKRLERAMWRRYGPKPTDSLLNRVFTRRISGPFTRLLLRTGITPDTATYAAFVLTLAAAALVATGERWLLVVGGIGVILGCALDGVDGELARVSGRSSRRGAVLDTLLDRYADLAVVVGLVFGAGATVAALGWGLAAAAGCLLVSYVHAVGRDTDVRLLLRREFRLLIFAVAAVSGFPLWGLVAVAVPANVDVVRGVVLLLRATR